The stretch of DNA GAACCGTAGGTGAGGTTGGCGTCGGCCTGGCCGACGGCGTTGCCGTCATAGAACTGGGCGACGATATAGAGCACCAGGGCCCAACGAATGCCGTAGAACGCGAAACGCTCCCAGAATTCGGTCATGAACAGCATCCATAACGGCGCTGGATGGCCCATGATCTGCTTGAATTCTGGGATCGGTCCCTTGGCTGAAGTAGCTGCACCGCTCATGCGGTTCCTCCCGAAATAGTTATATGTAACGACGATTTTTTTGGTGGAATATCTGTATGCCGGAAATTCCAATAGGCACGCATTTTAGTGTAAATCGACCATCGCAAGCGAACTTTTTCGGCTTGTGGTATTGACGCTTTCCCATGGTTCGCGCCAGCTCATGGAATGCCCCCAATCGGGGCGCAAAACCATGCGCTTTGGCGTATATTGGCAAACAGGCCAATCCGTATTACCGATCGAAAGGGAAAACAAAACCATGACCCAAGATGTTGTCGATGTTCTTATCTCTCCGGAAGGCCGCCTCGAAGTCCTGTCGAAAGCCGAAGTCGCCAAGCTGCTCGACACCAGCAAGAGCGGCCTGTATGACATATTCAGAAAATGCGCACTGGCCGTGCTCAATACCGGCAGTTCGATCGACGACGGCAAGGAACTGCTCGAACGCTACCGCGATTTCCAGATCAGCATCCTGCAGCGCGAGCGCGGCATCAAGCTCGACATCCGCAGCGCGCCCGCCCATGCCTTTGTCGATGGCAAGATGATTCGCGGTATCCACGAGCACCTGTTCTCGGTGTTGCGCGATATCGTCTATGTCCATTTCGATATCACCTCCAATCCCAAATTCGACCTGAACCGCCCCGATGGCATCACCGACGCCGTCTTCCACATCCTGCGCAATGCCAATGTGCTGCAGCCGCAGCGCAGTCCGAACATGGTGGTGTGCTGGGGCGGCCACTCGATCAACCGCGTCGAGTACACCTACACCAAGGAAGTCGGCTATGCGCTCGGGCTGCGCGAACTGGATATCTGCACCGGCTGCGGTCCCGGCGCCATGAAAGGGCCGATGAAGGGGGCCGCCATCGGCCACTCGAAACAGCGTATCCGCAGCGGGCGTTATCTCGGCATTTCCGAGCCGGGCATCATCGCGGCCGAATCGCCGAACCCGATCGTCAGCGACCTGGTCATCATGCCGGACATCGAAAAGCGCCTCGAGGCCTTTGTCCGCACCGGCCACGGCATCATCGTGTTCCCGGGCGGCGCCGGCACGGCCGAGGAAATCCTGTATATCCTGGGCATCCTGCTGCATCCGGATAATGCGGAAATGCCGTTCCCGTTGATCTTCACCGGCCCGGCGACGGCGGGTGCGTATTTCGAACAGATCGATCACTTCATCGGCCTGACGCTTGGCGAGAAGGCGCAGAAGCGCTACAAGATCATCATCGACGACCCCGACGCGGTAGCCAAGGAAATGTATGCCGGCATCCAGGCGGTGCGCGAATTCCGCAAGGCGCACAGCGACGCCTATTACTTCAACTGGCGCCTGAAGATCGATCCCGAATTCCAGAAGCCGTTCCGCCCGACCCACGAGAACATGCGCAACCTGAACCTGCACCGTGATCAGGCATCGCACCTGCTGGCGGCGGATTTGCGCCGGGCATTCTCGGGCATCGTCGCCGGCAACGTGAAGGAAGAAGGCATCCACGCGATCGAGCAGCACGGCAAGTACGAGATCCAGGGCGAAAGCGCGATCATGGAGCCGATGGATGCGCTGCTGGCCTCGTTCGTGGAGCAGAGCCGGATGAAACTGCCGGGCAAGGCGTACACGCCTTGCTATACCATCGTTCAGTGATAGTTTGAGGTTGCGTTCTGCTGCGCGTTGATCTCGCTGCTTATTGAACGCGTGGGCAGGAAACCTGCCCACCCTACGAGTAACAAAAAAGGCGGCTCTGCTTGCGCAGGCCGCCTTTTTTAATACGCTGGCAAACGCTTAGTCTTCCTTGCGCAGGTGCGGGAACAGCAGCACGTCGCGGATGTTCGGCGAGTCGGTGATCAGCATCATCAGGCGGTCGATGCCGATGCCGCAGCCGCCAGCCGGCGGCATGCCGTATTCCAGCGCGCGGATGTAGTCGGCGTCGTAGAACATCGCCTCGTCGTCGCCCGCATCCTTGGCGGCCACCTGCGACAGGAAGCGCGCGGCCTGGTCTTCCGGATCGTTCAGCTCCGAGAAGCCGTTGGCGATCTCGCGGCCCACCATGAACAGCTCGAAGCGCTCGGTGATGCCTTCGCGGCTGTCCGAGGCGCGCGCCAGCGGCGACACTTCCACAGGATAGTCGATGATGAAGGTCGGTTCCCAGAGCAGGGCTTCGGCGGTTTCTTCGAACAGCGCCAGCTGCAGCGCGCCCAGGCCCGAGGTGGCGAAGGGCTTGACGCCGAACTTGAGCAGTTCCTGCTTCAGGAAGTCCATCGAACCCAGCTGCTCCGGGGTGTAGCCGGGCGCGTACTTGTCGATCGCTTCCACGATGGTCAGGCGCTGGAAGGGCTTGGACAGGTCCAGCTCACGGCCGCCATAGGTCAGCACCGCGCTGCCGTTGGAGTCGATCGCCGCCTGGCGGATCACCTGTTCGGTGAAGTCCATGATCCACTTGTAGTCGGTATAGGCCGCGTAGAATTCCATCATCGTGAATTCCGGGTTGTGACGGACCGACACGCCTTCGTTGCGGAAGTTGCGGTTGATCTCGAACACGCGGTCGAAGCCGCCCACCACCAGGCGCTTCAGGTAGAGTTCCGGCGCGATGCGCAGGTACATTTCCATGTCGAGCGCGTTATGGTGGGTGATGAAAGGCTTGGCCGCGGCGCCGCCCGGGATCGGGTGCAGCATCGGGGTCTCGACTTCCATGAAGCCGTGCTTTTCCATGAAGCGGCGCATCGAGGACATCGCGGCAGTGCGGGCCTTGAAGGTGCGGCGCGTCTCTTCGTTCATGATCAGGTCGACGTAGCGCTGGCGGTACTTGGTCTCCTGGTCGGCCAGGCCGTGGAACTTGTCCGGCAGCGGGCGCAGGGCCTTGGAGATCAGGCGCAGCTTCGTCACCTTGATGGTCAGCTCGTCGACCTTGGTCTTGAACAGCGTGCCTTCCACGCCCAGGATGTCGCCCAGGTCGTAGCTGCGCAGGGCTTCCATCGCTTCCTCGCCGGCGGAATCGACCGTGATGTAGATCTGGATGCGACCGCTGGCCGACGGGCCCGAGCTGTCCTGCAGGGTCGCGAAGGCGGCCTTCTTGCCGGCTTCGCGGCGCAGCATCATGCGGCCGGCCAGCACCACGTTGACGGGTTCGGCTTCCAGCTCTTCGCGGGTCTTGCCATTGTAGGTCTCGACCAGGTCGGCGGCCTTGTCCTGCGGGACGAAGTCGTTGGGGAAGGGATTGCCCTGCTGGCGCAGCGCGGCCAGCTTGGCGCGGCGCTCGGCCATGATCTTGTTTTCATCGAGCGCCACCACTGGCGCCTGGTCTTGGTTTTCCGTAGTCATGATTGGATAGACAGTTTTTGTTAGGTTTCAGGCGAACAGCAGTTCGGCCTTCAGTTCGGTGAAGTCGCGCACGATGGCGATCACGTTGTCGAAGCCGGCGAAGCTGGAAGCGGGCAGGGTGGTCGTCAGGACGACGCAGGACATGCCCGCACGGCGCGCCGCTTCCACGCCCAGCGGCGCGTCCTCGAACACGATGCAGTGCGCGGGCGGCACGCCGCACAGCTCGGCCGCTTTCAGGAACACGTCCGGATGCGGCTTGCCGCGGGCCACGTCCGTTGCGCCGACGATGGCGTCGAAGTGGCGGCGCAGGTCCAGGCCGTCGAGGGTGAACGCGACGTTGGCGGGCGGTGCCGCGGTGCCGACCGCCAGCTTCACGCCCTGCGCCTTGGCTTGCGCGATCAGCGCATCGAAGCCGTCCACGGCCTTCAGGTGCGGCGCGTACAGCTCGCGGTACACCGATTCCTTCTCGTGGTTGAGCAGGGTCACTTCATCGTCGCCCAGGTGCGCGCCGAGGTAGCTGCGGACGATCTCGCCGCCCTGGCGGCCCGCCGTCGCCCGGAAGAATTCGTCCGGGTCGATTGCCTGGCCGCGGCGCTCGAAGAAGGTGATCCACGAGCGCGTATGGAAGGCCATGTTGTCGACGATGGTGCCGTCCATGTCGAACACGAAGGCGCGTTGCGGCGTGCTCATCGATTACACGCCCTGCTTCAGGGAAGCGGAGATGAAGTCGTCCAGGTCGCCGTCCAGCACGTTTTTGGTGTTGCCGGTTTCAAAGCCGGTACGCAGGTCCTTGATGCGCGACTGGTCCAGCACGTAGGAGCGGATCTGGTGGCCCCAGCCGACGTCGGTCTTGGAGTCTTCCAGCTTCTGCTGCTCGCTCATGCGATTGCGCAGTTCGAGTTCGTACAGCTTGGCGCGCAGCATGTCCCAGGCTTCGGCCTTGTTGCGATGCTGCGAGCGGTCGTTCTGGCACTGCACCACGATGCCCGACGGGGCGTGCGTCAGGCGCACCGCGGAGTCGGTCTTGTTGATGTGCTGACCGCCCGCGCCCGATGCGCGGTAGGTGTCGATGCGCACGTCGGCCGGGTTGATCTCGATTTCGATCGAGTCGTCCACTTCCGGGTACACGAACAGCGAGGTGAACGAGGTGTGGCGGCCATTGGCCGAGTCGAACGGCGACTTGCGCACCAGGCGGTGCACGCCGGTCTCGGTGCGCAGGTGGCCGTAGGCGTACTCGCCGTCGACCTTGATGGTGGCGGTCTTGATGCCCGCGACTTCACCCTCGGACATCTCCATCACCTCGGCCTTGAAGCCCTTGCGCTCGCAGTAGCGCAGGTATTGGCGCAGCAGCATCGAGGCCCAGTCCTGGGCTTCGGTACCGCCGGCGCCGGCCTGGATGTCGATGAAGCAATTGGCATGGTCCATCGGGTTGCTGAACATCCGGCGGAATTCCATCGACTCGATGACTTTCTGGATCTCCTCGGCGTCGCCGCCGATCGATTCCAGGGTGCCGTGGTCGCCTTCTTCCTTCGCCATCTCGAACAGGTCGGCTGCATCAAGCAGGTCATTGCGCGCTTTCTCGAGCGTCAGCACGACGCCTTCGAGCGCCTTCTTTTCCTTGCCGAGGTCCTGGGCCCGTTTCTGGTCGTTCCAGACGGACGGGTCTTCGAGTTCCTGGTTGACCTGTTCTAGTTTCTCCGACTTGCGATCGAAGTCAAAGATACCTCCGAAGTTCGGCTTCACGGCTGGTCAGGTCGTTCAGCAGGGCGGAGATGGCGTTGATGCGTTCAGCTTCCATGGTCTTGGTAGTCTTTTAAGGGGGTTAAACTGGCGTTGAAACGAACCTTCGATTATACCCCAGGACGCCAGCAGGCCGGCAGGCACGATTGGCCTAGCTTGCTACCGGGCATGGTGCTGGCATATCATCCCCGGGTTCCGTTCACCGCACACCCCATGGCCATCCACTTGCGTTACCAAATCTGCATCGCGCTCGCCCCGGCGCTTCTCAGCCTTTCCGTGCCGGCCGCCGCGGCCCCGAAGGCGCCCGCCGCCGGCACCACCGCGCATCTCGCCGTGCTGGAAACGACCGACCTGCATTCGAACCTGGTCGGCTACGACTACTACAAGCTGGCGCCCGAGCCCTCGCACGGCCTCGACCGCACCGCCACGCTGATCCAGCAGGCGCGCAAGGAATTCCCGAATACCTTCCTGCTCGACAATGGCGACACCATCCAGGGTACCGCGCTGGCCGATTACCAGGCGCTGGTCAAACCGCTGCGCTGCGACGAAACCCTCGGCATCTACAAGGTGATGAATGCGCTGAAGTATGACGGCGCGGGCGTCGGCAACCACGAATTCAACTACGGACTCGGTTTCCTCAATCAGGTCACCGGCAACCGCTTCCAGGTGGACGGCATCGACCAGCCAACGCGCTGCGCCGGCCCGGCTTTCCCCATGGTGCTGGCGAACGTCTACAGCGCCAAGACCAAAAAGCCGCTGTTCAGCCCTTATGCGATCGTCGACAAGGAAGTCAGCGCGATCGATGCCAGGGGCAAGCCGGTCAAGGCCATCGTGCGGGTCGGCATCATCAGCTTCACGCCGCCGACCATCATGGAATGGGACAAGCGCTGGCTCGAAGGCCGCGTCTACACCACCGGCGTGCGCGAGGCCGCGCAGAAGTACGTGCCCGAGATGCGCAAGAAGGGCGCCGACCTGGTCATCGCGATCTCGCACGGCGGCCTGGATGCCAGCCCGTACACGCCGGCCATGGAAAACGCCAACTGGTACCTGGCCAAGGTGGACGGCATCGACGCCATGCTGCTGGGCCACTCGCACCAGCTGTTCCCGAATGCCAATAGCACCGCGCCGCAGTTCGACCTGCCGGGCGTGGACAAGGCAAAGGGCCTGGTGCACGGCGTGCCGACCGTGATGGCCAACCTGTGGGGCAAGCACCTGGGCGTGATCGGCCTGCACCTGAAGCACGACGGCAAGCGCTGGATCGTCGAGAAGGACAAGACACGGGTCGAAGCGCGCGCGGCGCAGACTGGGGCCAAGACCTGGGTCGAGGCCGATCCGGCCGTCATGGCCCTGGTGAAGGAGGAGCACGAGGCGACCATCCGTTACGTGAAGACGCCGGTCGGCTCGACCTCCTTCCGCATGTCGAGCTATTTCGCCGACGTCGGCGACATCTCGGCGCTGCAGGTCGTCAACCAGGCCCAGACCGACTACGTGCGCAAGTACGTGGCCGCCAACCTGCCGCAGTACCAGGACCTGCCGGTGCTGTCGGTGACGGCGCCCTTCAAGAGCGGCAATGCCGGCCCGGCCGATTACACCGACGTCGAGGCGGGCGACCTGGCCCTGAACAATGCCGCCGACCTCTACCTGTACCCGAACTCGCTGTACGCGGTAAAGGTGGACGGCGCAGGGCTGAAGGCCTGGCTGGAAAAGGCGGCGCAGCGCTTCCATACCATCGACCCGGCCAAGCGAGAACCGCAGGCGCTGGTCAACCCGGCGACGCCCAGCTATAACTTCGACACCATCACCTCGCCGGACGTCTCCTACGAGATCGACGTGACGCGCGCCCCGGGCGAACGGATCCGCAATCTGACCTGGCGCGGCAAGCCGGTGGCGGCGCAGCAGGAATTCCTGGTCGCCACCAACAACTACCGCGCCAGCGGCGGCGGCCACTTCCCGGGCCTGGACGGCAGCAGGACCGTGATCGCCTCGCCCGACAACAACCGCGACCTCCTGATCGCCTACGTGCGCGCAGCGAAGAAGCTGACGCGTGAGGCCAATGCATCGGCGCGCAGCTGGCGCTTCACGCCCGTGAAGACAGCGGGGCCTGTTGTGTTCTCGTCGGCGCCGGGCATGGTCGGGCTGGCGCGCGAGGCCGGAGTGGGCAATGTCACCCAGATCGCGGACGACGACGGCCGCGGCAAGGGCACGGCGCTGTACGCGATCGACCTGTCGCAATGAAGCGCCTCATGGTAGCGGCCCTGGCGGCCGCCCTGCTGGCCCAGCCGGCCCTGGCCCAGCATGGGGACGAGGCCGATATCGCCCTGCGGCGCGGCATGATGCATCGCGACGGCGGCGATGCGGCGCTGGCCGCGCACTGGCTGGGCGTGGCTGCGGCGCGCGGGGTGCCGGAGGCGATGTTCCTGCTGGCGAACATGCTGATCGAGGGCGACGGCGTGCCGAAGGACGAGGCGGCCGCGCGGCGCTGGCTGGAAGCGGCCACGCAACTGGATTATCCGGAGGCCTGGCAGCAGCTGGGGATGATGGAACAGGATCCGGAGAAGGCGGCGCAGTATTTCCGGCGGGCGGCGCATGCGCTCACGCACCGCGCCGAGGGCAAGCGCTAGGACGGCGCACCCCGATCAATGCAGCTGTTTCTTCTCCGGCTGCACCAGCACGAAAGGACTCACCACCGACGCCCACAGCGTCGCGTCGGACTGGGTCCAGGTTTGCGCCTGCAGGTCGCTGACCTTGGCCACCGTGCCCGCAGTCATCCACTTCATGATGCTGTCCTTGTCGTCGTGCGCGATGCGCAGGGCGACCTCGATCAGGTCCAGTTCCTCGCTCACGTAGATCACCGAACCGCTGGCGAAATGGCGCTCCAGTTCGCTCCATTTGACGCGGCCGGTTTCGCGGTTGATCTTGTCGTGCAGCTCGGTGTCTTTTTCGGGATTGGTCTTCATATTCTTCGATTGCTAGGTGATCTCGACCGTCGGTTGCGGCGAACCTGCCCATGTTAACCGATAGGTCTGCGCCTTGCGCACATTGCCCACCAGTGCGGGGCGAAAACAGGCGAGGTTGGTGCCCTTCGGGTCGCGCACGCTCGGATAGAGGATGCCCATCGAATCCCGTTCCAACAGCTCGGCGGCCAGCGCCTGCGAGGCGATGTAGCTGTCCGGATCCAAGCAGGCTTGATAGGCATCGGCGCCGCGCAGGTCGTGAAAGCCGGCGCTGAAGTCGGCCAGCAGCATCTGGTAGCTGACGCTGTCGTCGAAGCGCCTGATTTCGGCATACTCGACCGTCTTGTGGAAGATGACTTCCGCCAGGGCGGTCTCGGCCGCGAAGGCGCAATACCAGGCGCCGCGTTCGCCGTCGTTGAAACGGCTGCCTTCCGGGCGCGCATAGGTGAAGGCCGCGTTGATGATGCGGAAATTCGGAACCCCGAACACCAGTTCGTCCATCCCGATGCCCGGCAGCAGGCCGGACTCGCCGCGCAGGCGCTCGTTGGTGGCGTTGTCGAGGTCGAACAGGTCGCGCAGGACCTCGTCGTTCTCGGCCAGCGGCGCCAGCACGGAATCCTCGACGTCGGCGAAGCGCGACGGGATCAGGCGGCAGGTGTCGAACTGGCGCAGCTGGGTAATTTTAAGCAGCGGCAAGGTCAGAGACCTCCGCGGCGTGCGTCCAGCAGCTTGCGCACCGTCTGCATGGCGATCAGGCCGCCGGCCAGCATGTAGGCCAGCGGGCTGCGGCCGGCGAACACCGGATTGGTATTGGGCAGATGCACCCATTCGTCGGCGAGCTTGTCGCCATACAGGATATGCAGGGCCTTGTAGATGCCCAGCAGGTAGGAGATCCGGGTGATGCGGTCGACCTCGAGTACCCGGTCCGGGTTCTTCTTCCAGTCGTAATAGGAGGACGAGGAGAGGCCGCCGAGCAGCTCGCGCGCATCGTCGTCGCGCACCTGCCAGGCCCCCGCCAGCTTGAAGAAACCTTTCAGGGCCGAGCGCGACAGGCGCTCGCGCTCGGTCCGTGAATTCAGGTCGACCAGGGTCGCCGGTTCGAAACGGCTTTTTGGGTAGGAGTAGGCTAGGCTCATCATAATTCTCCGTAATTGGATTCCTTATACTCCGATTTCGGACCGATGGCAACTGCTGGTTGTCAGCCTTGCGCGACCGTGACAGAATTATTGATCTTGCTGTATAGAAAAAAGCTTAATAAAAGCCCGTACGACAGTTCAGGAGACACCTAGATGCGCCTGCGTTCGCTATCCCTTCTTGCTGCATGCCTGATGCTGGCCGCCGCGGCCGCAAGTTCCGGCACCTACGCCCGCGATTCGAACAGCGAGTTGAAACGTCAGGTCATGGAAGCGGAACGCCGGTTCGCCGCCACCATGAAGGCGCGCGATTTCGAGGCCTTCAAGCGCCATATCGCGGACGAGGCGATCTTCTTCGGTGCGGAGGGGCCGCTACGCGGCAAGGGAGCGATCGCCAGGGGCTGGCGCCAGTACTACGACAAGCCGCAGGCGCCGTTCTCCTGGGAGCCGGAAGAGGTGGAAGTGGTTGATTCGGGCACGCTGGCCTACAGCGGCGGGCCGATCTACAACGCGGCCGGCCAGCGCATCGGCCGCTTCAATTCGATCTGGCGCCTGAAGGCGCCGGGGCAGTGGGAAATCGTCTTCGACCGCGGCTCGAACTTCGTGCCGCCCGCAAAAAAATAACACCCGGGGTCAGGTTGACATTTGGACACGAGCTCGAGCGTTACACGATGGTACTGCTCAGCCCGTGTCTGAATGTCAGACCTGACCCCATCGTTTAATCACGCAGGCTCGGCGTGCTCGACCAGCAGCTGCACCTTGGTCACGCCGTTGTACTCGTTCGCATCCAGCCGGAACGCGACCCGGGCCCGCTCCGGCAGGCTGTCGGCATGCCCGAACCAGATCGCGTCGTAGCGGCGGCCGTTCTTTTCCAGCAGCAGCTTGAGGTGGCGCTCCTTCAGGATGCGCTGGCTTACCACCCGGAACTCGTCGCAGAATACCGGCGGCGCGAAGCCCTGGCCCCAGACCTGGCCGTCCATCTCCTCGATGAAGCCGGTGCAGTAGAACTCGTCCTCGAGCGGGCCGTCGGTTTCGATGATGCGTTCCAGTTGCGCCTCGGTCAGCCAGGCCTTGCCGACCGCCTCGAAGGCCTGCTGGAAGCTGTCGAAGTGGTCGGCGCGGATGGACAGGCCGGCCGCCATTGCGTGGCCGCCGAACTTGTCGATGAGGCCGGGCACGCGCTTGGACACCAGGTCGAGCGCGTCTCGCAGGTGAAAGCCCGGGATCGAGCGGCCCGAGCCCTTGATCCAGCCGTCACCGGCCGGGGCGAAGGTGATGGTCGGCCGGTAGAACTTTTCCTTCAGGCGCGAGGCGACGATGCCGATCACGCCCTGGTGCCAGCCTTCGTCGAACACGCTGATCGTGCTGGATCCCGAGGGCTCGAAGCTGTCCAGGTGGAGCAGGGCGGTGTCCTGCATCTCGGCCTCGATCTCGCGCCGCTTCAGATTGATCTCGTTGAGCTGCTGGGCAATCGCCCAGGCGCGACCGACGTCGTCCGTCACCAGGCACTCGATCCCGAGCGACATGTCTTCCAGCCGGCCGGCGGCGTTCAGGCGCGGACCCAGCGCGAAGCCGAGATCGAAGGGCGAGGCGCAGCGCGCCTCGCGGCCCGCCACCCGGAACAGGGCCGCCACGCCGGCATGCATGCGGCCCGCGCGCATGCGCTTGATGCCCTGCGCGACCAGGATGCGGTTGTTGGCGTCGAGCCTGACCACGTCGGCCACCGTGCCCAGCGCCACCAGGTCGAGCAGGCTGTCGAGCTTGGGCTGGGTCTGGGCGTCGAACACGCCGCGCCGGCGCAGTTCGGCCCGCAGCGCCAGCAGCACGTAGAACACCACGCCGACGCCGGCCAGGTGCTTGCTGGGGAAGCCGCACTCGGGCTGGTTCGGGTTGACGATCACGCGCGCTGGCGGCAAGGCGTCGCCCGGCAGGTGGTGGTCGGTGACCACGACTTCGATGCCGCGCCGGTTGGCTTCCAGAACGCCATCGATGCTGGCGATGCCGTTGTCGACCGTGATGATGATGTCGGGCGACTTCTCGCGGGCCGTCAGCTCGACGATCTCGGGCGTCAGGCCGTAGCCGTACTCGAAGCGGTTCGGGACGATGTAGTCGACCTGCGCGCCCATCATGCGCAGGCCGCGCAGGGCGACCGCGCAGGCGGTGGCGCCGTCGCAGTCGTAGTCGGCGACGATGGTCATGCGCTTGCCGGCTGCGATGGAGTCAGCCAGGAAGCTGGCGGCCGCTTCGATGTGTTTCAGGCCGCCGGGCGGCACCAGGGCCGCCAGCTCGCTGGAGAGCTCGCGCACGTCGAGCAGGCCACGCGCCGCGTAGATGCGCGCGAGGACCGGATGGACCCCGCCCTGGCGCAGCATCTCGGAGGTGCGGAAAGGACAGGGGCGGGTGGTGATACGGGTTGCAATGCTCAAAATAGGCTCAACTCAATCGTTCCAGGGTCGGCCGGCGCCAGAATTTGCGCTGGGCCATGGCGGTCGTGGTGAATTCGGCAAGGGTCTCGCGGTTGCTCAGGACCAGCTTGAGCTCCTTCATGCGGCCTTGCACCAGCGCCGCATGCAACGGCGCGAACAGTTTTTCTTCCAGGTGCTGGACTTGCTGCACCCAGGTGCCCCAGTCGGAGGCGATGGCGGCGTCCGCCAGGTGGCCCACGACGAGCAGGCCGTCCTGCGCCAGCGCCCCGTCCAGGCCGTCGAGCGATGCGAGGGCTTCGCTGGACAGGCCGCGGACCCATCCGGGCACGCCGATGCTGGCCACCCGGCCGGCCGCACGCGTCGCGTCGCTGGCAGCGCCCCACAGCCAGAAGGAGTTTACGCCAGGGAGGCGGCGCGCCTCGCGCGCGGCGTTCACCGGGTGGGTATGCCACAGCATCTGCACTTCGTTCTGCAGCCGGCGCAGGGGCAGGGCCTGCTTCCCGCGCGGGACGAAGTCGCTCAGGTCCATGCCCACCACCGTGTCCGGGGTGGCGGCCTCGATGCCGGTCCAGTCGTCGGCGCGCAGGAACCAGGTCTGGGCATCGCCGTACAGCAGCGGATGGCCAATCTCCTCGCACAGCGGACGGGCCGCCTGGTACAGGGCGCGGCTTTCATCCTCGCTTAAGCCTAGATGGCGCAGGTCGGCCATCATCGAATGGCTGCGCGCGATCTGGATGTGGGCCGGGTTGACGATATACCAGGTGCCGCCCGCCGGATCGAGGCCGAAGCCGCGCATGGCGGCGGCGGCGAAGGCCGGCAGGCCCTCCGGCGACAGCCCGAGCGTCCGGGCCAGCCACTGTTCGTGCGGCAGGGCGCGTGCGGTATCCAGGGCGGCCTTGCGTTCGAAGGCGCTGGTACGGGACAGTAGGGCGGCCAGCGCCGGGGTCTGCAGGGCACGGACCAGGTCGGACGCGAATTCGGGAAGCGGCAGCAGGTGGGGCAGGACAAGCGTAATGTGCGACATACCGCTATTTTAGGGCAAATACGCGTGCAGCGAATGGCCATGCAGCGGCCGCGTCCCGCGCTCGCCACACGCGAGATGATTTCTTTTGCGCCATAAAAGTCCGATGTCTGGCACACTCACGGGTTGGCAAACCAATAACGCAGATTAACGGATTTCATGAGCATCACCCACAAGCTGCCTTACGAATGGCAGGTCGGCCTGCGCTACACCCGCGCCGGCAAGCGTAGCGGGCGCAACAGCTTCATTTCCTTCATCTCGATGGCCTCGGTGGCCGGCATCGCGCTCGGCGTGGCCGCGCTGATCGTGGTGCTGTCGGTGATGAACGGCTTCCAGAAGGAGGTGACCGCGCGCATGCTGTCGGTGCTGGCCCACGTGGAGGTGTTCGACGCGCGCGGCGAGATGCCGGGCTGGCGCACTTCCATCCAGGAAGCGCTGCGCAATCCGGAAGTGCGCGCCGCCGCGCCCTTCGCCGAGACCCAGGCCATGCTGCTGAGCGACGGCGTGATGAAGCCGGTGCTGCTGCGCGGGATCGACCCGGCCCAGGAGGTGAAGGTGTCGGATGTGTCGAAGCACATGCGCGAAGGGCGTTTCGACAGCTTG from Massilia varians encodes:
- a CDS encoding DUF2288 domain-containing protein — protein: MKTNPEKDTELHDKINRETGRVKWSELERHFASGSVIYVSEELDLIEVALRIAHDDKDSIMKWMTAGTVAKVSDLQAQTWTQSDATLWASVVSPFVLVQPEKKQLH
- a CDS encoding RES family NAD+ phosphorylase, encoding MPLLKITQLRQFDTCRLIPSRFADVEDSVLAPLAENDEVLRDLFDLDNATNERLRGESGLLPGIGMDELVFGVPNFRIINAAFTYARPEGSRFNDGERGAWYCAFAAETALAEVIFHKTVEYAEIRRFDDSVSYQMLLADFSAGFHDLRGADAYQACLDPDSYIASQALAAELLERDSMGILYPSVRDPKGTNLACFRPALVGNVRKAQTYRLTWAGSPQPTVEIT
- a CDS encoding MbcA/ParS/Xre antitoxin family protein, producing the protein MSLAYSYPKSRFEPATLVDLNSRTERERLSRSALKGFFKLAGAWQVRDDDARELLGGLSSSSYYDWKKNPDRVLEVDRITRISYLLGIYKALHILYGDKLADEWVHLPNTNPVFAGRSPLAYMLAGGLIAMQTVRKLLDARRGGL
- a CDS encoding YybH family protein, with translation MRLRSLSLLAACLMLAAAAASSGTYARDSNSELKRQVMEAERRFAATMKARDFEAFKRHIADEAIFFGAEGPLRGKGAIARGWRQYYDKPQAPFSWEPEEVEVVDSGTLAYSGGPIYNAAGQRIGRFNSIWRLKAPGQWEIVFDRGSNFVPPAKK
- the recJ gene encoding single-stranded-DNA-specific exonuclease RecJ, which produces MLRQGGVHPVLARIYAARGLLDVRELSSELAALVPPGGLKHIEAAASFLADSIAAGKRMTIVADYDCDGATACAVALRGLRMMGAQVDYIVPNRFEYGYGLTPEIVELTAREKSPDIIITVDNGIASIDGVLEANRRGIEVVVTDHHLPGDALPPARVIVNPNQPECGFPSKHLAGVGVVFYVLLALRAELRRRGVFDAQTQPKLDSLLDLVALGTVADVVRLDANNRILVAQGIKRMRAGRMHAGVAALFRVAGREARCASPFDLGFALGPRLNAAGRLEDMSLGIECLVTDDVGRAWAIAQQLNEINLKRREIEAEMQDTALLHLDSFEPSGSSTISVFDEGWHQGVIGIVASRLKEKFYRPTITFAPAGDGWIKGSGRSIPGFHLRDALDLVSKRVPGLIDKFGGHAMAAGLSIRADHFDSFQQAFEAVGKAWLTEAQLERIIETDGPLEDEFYCTGFIEEMDGQVWGQGFAPPVFCDEFRVVSQRILKERHLKLLLEKNGRRYDAIWFGHADSLPERARVAFRLDANEYNGVTKVQLLVEHAEPA